The Acidobacteriota bacterium genome includes a window with the following:
- a CDS encoding NADP oxidoreductase has protein sequence MSAKPRIATVSLAGCFGCHMAILDIDERILRLADLVEFDRSPINDYKTFTGRCAVGLVEGGCCNEENVHVLEDFRRHCDVLISLGDCAINGGVPAMRNHVPLRECLEEAYLKSPGVYNPGGVIPNDPEIPLLLHRVYPCHEVVKIDYYIPGCPPPADAIWSAIVALLEGRPVELAYAGLKYD, from the coding sequence ATGAGCGCGAAGCCCCGCATCGCGACGGTGAGCCTGGCCGGCTGCTTCGGCTGCCACATGGCGATTCTCGACATCGACGAGCGCATCCTGCGGCTCGCCGACCTCGTCGAGTTCGACCGCTCGCCGATCAACGACTACAAGACGTTCACCGGCCGCTGTGCCGTCGGCCTCGTCGAGGGCGGCTGCTGCAACGAGGAGAACGTGCACGTGCTCGAGGACTTCCGCAGGCACTGCGACGTGCTCATCTCGCTCGGCGACTGCGCCATCAACGGCGGCGTCCCGGCCATGCGCAACCACGTGCCGCTGCGCGAGTGCCTCGAAGAGGCGTACCTGAAGTCGCCCGGCGTCTACAACCCCGGGGGCGTCATCCCGAACGACCCCGAGATCCCGCTGCTGCTGCACCGGGTCTACCCGTGCCACGAAGTGGTGAAGATCGACTACTACATCCCGGGCTGCCCGCCGCCCGCCGACGCGATCTGGAGCGCGATCGTGGCGTTGCTCGAGGGCAGGCCGGTGGAGCTGGCGTACGCCGGCCTGAAGTACGACTGA
- a CDS encoding NAD(P)H-dependent oxidoreductase subunit E → MKSSTATGVEDVCRKFGNDRTRMMDIVIAVQRRFGCVSTEAMELIARACGTQRVEVESVVTFYAFLSVKPQGRVVIRLCNDIIDWMKGYQDVADAMAKELGVTMGETTADGAITLTHTACIGMSDQAPAALVNDVVVTQLTPERAREVVRDLRRHLDPSQLVTMVGDGHNAHPLVRSMVRNNIRHRGPVHFAEFESGSALRRALARPPEAVVKDIKDSRLRGRGGAGFPAGVKWELARHAPGERRWVVCNADEGEPGTFKDRVLLTERAHQMVEGMTIAGYAIGSDAGIIYLRGEYRYLLAYLEAVLDERRRAGLLGRDILDTPGFHFDIRIQLGAGAYICGEETALISSCEGLRGDPKNRPPFPVEKGYLDLPTIVNNVETYCCVSRILLQGAAWFAAMGTARTTGTKVLSIAGDCRKPGVYEVPFGITPDELLEMAEADNPGAMLIGGPCRQMIGPGRFSGRICYDDLATGGAIMIFNRARNQLEIAEHYLDFFIEESCGHCTPCRVGLIQLKRLVHKVVHGAGEPADLQAMRDLSRFIAQMSRCGLGQTAPNPVLGALDGFPALYEGLVAERKPGLLSTFDLASAVVDAERRVGRQSQYV, encoded by the coding sequence CCCAGCGCGTCGAGGTCGAGAGCGTCGTCACCTTCTACGCCTTCCTCTCGGTCAAGCCGCAGGGCCGTGTGGTCATCCGGCTCTGCAACGACATCATCGACTGGATGAAGGGCTACCAGGACGTCGCCGACGCCATGGCGAAGGAGCTCGGCGTGACCATGGGCGAGACGACGGCCGATGGCGCCATCACGCTGACGCACACGGCGTGCATCGGGATGAGCGACCAGGCGCCGGCCGCGCTCGTGAACGACGTCGTCGTGACGCAGCTCACGCCGGAGCGCGCCCGCGAGGTCGTGCGCGACCTGCGGCGCCACCTCGACCCGTCCCAGCTCGTCACGATGGTGGGCGACGGCCACAACGCGCACCCGCTCGTGCGTTCGATGGTGCGCAACAACATCCGGCACCGGGGGCCGGTGCACTTCGCGGAGTTCGAGTCGGGCTCGGCGCTCAGGCGGGCCCTCGCCCGCCCGCCCGAAGCGGTGGTGAAGGACATCAAGGACTCGCGCCTGCGGGGGCGGGGCGGCGCCGGCTTCCCCGCGGGCGTGAAGTGGGAGCTCGCGCGCCACGCGCCCGGCGAGCGCCGCTGGGTCGTCTGCAACGCCGACGAGGGCGAGCCCGGCACCTTCAAGGATCGCGTGCTGCTCACCGAGCGCGCCCACCAGATGGTCGAGGGCATGACCATCGCGGGGTACGCGATTGGCAGCGACGCCGGCATCATCTACCTTCGAGGCGAGTACCGCTACCTGCTGGCGTACCTCGAGGCGGTGCTCGACGAGCGGCGCCGGGCGGGCCTGCTCGGACGGGACATCCTCGACACGCCGGGGTTCCACTTCGACATCCGCATCCAGCTCGGGGCGGGCGCCTACATCTGCGGCGAGGAGACGGCGCTCATCAGCTCGTGCGAGGGTCTGCGCGGCGACCCGAAGAACCGCCCGCCGTTCCCCGTCGAGAAGGGGTACCTCGACCTCCCCACCATCGTGAACAACGTCGAGACCTACTGCTGCGTCTCGCGCATCCTGCTCCAGGGTGCGGCGTGGTTCGCGGCGATGGGGACGGCCCGGACGACGGGCACGAAGGTGCTGAGCATCGCGGGCGACTGCCGCAAGCCGGGCGTGTACGAGGTGCCGTTTGGCATCACGCCCGACGAGCTGCTCGAGATGGCCGAGGCCGACAACCCGGGTGCCATGCTGATTGGCGGCCCCTGCCGCCAGATGATCGGCCCGGGGCGCTTCTCCGGCCGCATCTGCTACGACGACCTGGCCACCGGCGGCGCGATCATGATCTTCAACCGCGCGCGCAACCAGCTCGAGATCGCCGAGCACTACCTCGACTTCTTCATCGAAGAGAGCTGCGGCCACTGCACGCCGTGCCGCGTGGGGCTCATCCAGCTGAAGCGCCTCGTGCACAAGGTCGTGCACGGCGCGGGCGAACCGGCCGACCTGCAGGCCATGCGCGATCTGTCGCGGTTCATCGCGCAGATGAGCCGCTGCGGGCTGGGCCAGACGGCGCCCAACCCGGTGCTCGGCGCGCTCGACGGCTTCCCGGCCCTGTACGAGGGCCTAGTCGCCGAACGCAAACCCGGGCTGCTGTCGACCTTCGATCTCGCGTCGGCGGTCGTCGACGCGGAGCGGCGCGTCGGCCGGCAGTCGCAATACGTCTGA
- a CDS encoding (2Fe-2S)-binding protein has translation MQFVLDGKTITATPGQTILKAAEAAGVYIPRLCAYKDLIPHGSCRVCSVRVNGRIQAACVQTVSSGAIVEHDTEELREFRRDVIDLLFVEGNHYCMFCEKSGLCELQALAYRFGITAPKYPLLNPKRDIDMSHPDVYLDHNRCILCGRCVRVSQDLDHKNVFQFVNRGLEKRLQVNGEALAATDLRVTDEVVASCPVGALMKKRVGYAVPVGDRPFDAQPIGADIESGKGGVA, from the coding sequence ATCCAGTTCGTTCTCGATGGCAAGACGATCACGGCCACCCCTGGCCAGACGATCCTGAAGGCTGCGGAAGCGGCGGGCGTCTACATCCCGCGGCTCTGCGCCTACAAGGACCTCATCCCGCACGGCAGCTGCCGCGTCTGCTCGGTGCGGGTCAACGGCCGCATCCAGGCCGCGTGCGTGCAGACGGTGTCGAGCGGGGCGATCGTCGAGCACGACACCGAGGAGCTGCGCGAGTTCCGGCGCGACGTCATCGACCTGCTCTTCGTCGAGGGCAACCACTACTGCATGTTCTGCGAGAAGAGCGGCCTCTGCGAGCTGCAGGCGCTCGCCTACCGCTTCGGCATCACCGCGCCGAAGTACCCGCTGCTCAACCCGAAGCGCGACATCGACATGTCGCACCCCGACGTGTACCTGGACCACAACCGCTGCATCCTCTGCGGCCGCTGCGTGCGGGTGTCGCAGGATCTCGACCACAAGAACGTCTTCCAGTTCGTGAACCGGGGTCTCGAGAAGCGGTTGCAGGTGAACGGCGAGGCGCTCGCAGCCACCGACCTGCGGGTGACCGACGAGGTGGTGGCCTCGTGCCCCGTGGGCGCGCTCATGAAGAAACGCGTGGGCTACGCCGTGCCGGTTGGCGACCGGCCGTTTGACGCGCAGCCGATCGGCGCCGACATCGAATCGGGCAAGGGAGGCGTGGCATGA
- a CDS encoding Ni/Fe hydrogenase subunit alpha produces MVQSQTSTRKYTIEPLTRVEGHGKVTIHMNDRHEVEQARLHIVEFRGFERFILGRPYWEVPVIVQRLCGICPVSHHLAAAKAMDRIVGGERLTPTAEKVRRLMHYGQMFQSHALHFFHLSSPDLLFGTDGTASGGFSAPVELRHVLAVAAKYPELATQAVLMRRFGQEVIRATAGKKIHGTGAVPGGVNKPLATADRDALLAQVDQMLAWSRGALAIARDFTTEHLVELIPFGSFDSNHLSIVREDDGALDFYDGVLRAVDKDGTRVVDGVDCQRYLEVVNEEVRAWSYMKFPFIKHLGPEHGWYRVGPLARLNTCSVIPTPEAEAARREFLALTQGRPNNITMCYHWARMIELLHAIEVIRDLLHDSDLQGDDLLTSGPRREETVGVLEAPRGTLFHHYRVGSDDAVTMCNLIVSTTNNNEPMNRAVTKVARDHFTGRSDITEGLLNHIEVAIRAYDPCLSCATHALGQMSLVVEVHDAGGGLIDRRVRGGP; encoded by the coding sequence ATGGTGCAGAGCCAGACGTCCACGCGCAAGTACACGATCGAGCCGCTCACCCGCGTCGAGGGACACGGCAAGGTCACGATCCACATGAACGACCGCCACGAGGTCGAGCAGGCGCGGCTGCACATCGTCGAGTTCCGCGGCTTCGAGCGGTTCATCCTCGGCCGGCCCTACTGGGAGGTGCCGGTCATCGTGCAGCGGCTGTGCGGCATCTGCCCCGTCAGCCACCACCTCGCGGCCGCGAAGGCCATGGACCGCATCGTCGGCGGCGAGCGCCTGACGCCCACCGCCGAAAAGGTCCGCCGGCTGATGCACTACGGGCAGATGTTCCAGAGCCACGCCCTGCACTTCTTCCACCTCTCGAGCCCCGACCTGCTGTTTGGCACCGACGGCACGGCGAGCGGCGGGTTCTCGGCCCCGGTCGAACTGCGCCACGTCCTCGCGGTCGCGGCGAAGTACCCCGAGCTCGCGACCCAGGCCGTGCTGATGCGGCGCTTCGGCCAGGAAGTGATCCGGGCCACGGCGGGCAAGAAGATCCACGGCACCGGCGCCGTGCCCGGCGGCGTCAACAAGCCGCTCGCGACGGCCGACCGCGACGCCCTGCTCGCCCAGGTCGACCAGATGCTCGCGTGGTCGCGCGGCGCGCTCGCCATCGCCCGCGACTTCACCACCGAGCACCTCGTCGAGCTCATTCCCTTCGGGTCGTTCGACTCGAACCATCTCTCGATCGTCCGCGAGGACGATGGCGCGCTCGACTTCTACGACGGCGTGCTGCGCGCGGTCGACAAGGACGGCACGCGAGTCGTCGACGGGGTCGACTGCCAGCGGTACCTGGAGGTGGTGAACGAGGAAGTCCGCGCGTGGTCGTACATGAAGTTCCCGTTCATCAAGCACCTCGGCCCCGAGCACGGCTGGTACCGCGTGGGGCCGCTCGCCCGCCTCAACACCTGCAGCGTGATCCCCACGCCCGAGGCCGAGGCCGCGCGCCGGGAGTTCCTGGCGCTCACCCAGGGCCGGCCGAACAACATCACGATGTGCTATCACTGGGCGCGGATGATCGAGCTGCTGCACGCGATCGAGGTCATCCGCGACCTGCTGCACGATTCCGACCTGCAGGGCGACGACCTGCTGACGAGCGGTCCGCGCCGCGAGGAGACGGTGGGCGTGCTCGAGGCGCCACGCGGCACGCTGTTCCACCACTACCGGGTGGGCAGCGACGACGCGGTCACGATGTGCAACCTGATCGTGTCGACGACGAACAACAACGAGCCGATGAACCGGGCCGTCACGAAGGTCGCGCGCGACCACTTCACCGGCCGGAGCGACATCACCGAGGGCCTGCTGAACCACATCGAGGTGGCCATCCGCGCCTACGACCCGTGCCTGTCGTGCGCCACGCACGCGCTCGGACAGATGTCGCTCGTCGTCGAGGTGCACGACGCGGGCGGCGGCCTCATCGACCGGCGCGTTCGGGGTGGGCCATGA